The following are encoded together in the Culex pipiens pallens isolate TS chromosome 1, TS_CPP_V2, whole genome shotgun sequence genome:
- the LOC120424937 gene encoding tissue inhibitor of metalloproteinase: MALKWNSNPYCLMSLTLLVTLGFMLQLTPTEACSCFPEHAQSAYCEADYVIVAQIVRKSKLKSNGVNVYKINIKKEYKMNPRAQKLLKHGKLITPASDSMCGLQLEVNQLYAIAAQDIHVGLCSFVRKYSEMTIVEKRGLAGIYRKGCPCKIKPCFSGNCNVTLGSCNWTPWETCESEYGSCIPARGTLLDGSPAKCHWRRSPMYQKCKNGTLD, translated from the exons ATGGCACTCAAATGGAATTCGAATCCTTACTGTCTGATGTCTCTGACACTTTTGGTGACGTTAGGATTCATGCTGCAGTTGACCCCCACGGAAGCTTGCAGTTGCTTTCCAGAGCACGCCCAATCAGCCTATTGCGAAGCAGATTATG TAATTGTTGCACAAATTGTACGAAAATCCAAATTGAAGAGTAACGGTGTAAACGTGTACAAGATCAACATCAAAAAAGAATATAAG atGAATCCTCGAGCTCAGAAGTTGCTAAAACATGGAAAACTTATCACCCCTGCCAGTGATTCAATGTGTGGCTTGCAGCTTGAAGTCAACCAGTTGTATGCGATTGCTGCCCAAGATATCCACGTGGGCCTCTGCAGCTTTGTTCGCAAGTACTCCGAAATGACGATCGTGGAGAAAAGAGGTTTAGCCGGTATTTACCGGAAAGGCTGTCCGTGCAAGATAAAGCCATGCTTCTCGGGCAACTGTAACGTCACGCTTGGATCTTGCAACTGGACGCCTTGGGAAACCTGTGAATCGGAGTACGGATCTTGCATACCAGCTCGTGGAACACTTCTGGACGGGTCTCCCGCCAAGTGCCACTGGCGCCGATCTCCAATGTATCAAAAGTGTAAAAATGGCACTCTCGATTAA